In Trichlorobacter lovleyi, the DNA window ATCACCGACAGTGCGCCTCAGGACGAGCTGACCGGTCTGGCTGAAGAGATCTTCCGGATCTTTGATAATGATCAGCTCAGTGCCTCCAGCATGCAGGAGCTGGCCTTCGGGGTCATGGATGCCCTCAAGGAGTACCCGTTCAAGCTGCCCCAGGAGATCATCTATGTCATGCGTGCCAGCTCGATCATCGAGGGGTTGGGCACCAGTTACATCGAGAACTACAACGGTATTAAGGATGTGCTGCCGGTACTCAGGGCCAATCTGACCCGAGCCCTGGGAGAGCGGGACAGCCTTGCGGGGATTGTGATCCATGAGTTGGCTCAGCTGCCGCTAACCCTGGTCAAGGCCCGCCATCTGGTGGATGCCCTGCAACAGGGCGATCTGGTGGTGCATCTGGCTGAGGAGGACCGCCGCGCCCTGCTGCGTCCTGCCCGGCTTTGGCTGCAACAGATGACCTGGATCGGCCTGCTGGTGGCGCTGGCCTTCTACCTGCGGGGATTTTCGCATCCGATGGCTGGCTGGTTGTCCCTGGGCTGCTTCGGGCTGGCCTTTGTCCGGCTTGTGTGGTGGAAGAAGCTGTAAAAAAAACGGCAGGGATTACTCCCTGCCGGTCCTGTAAGCGTGTACATGCTGGTGATATCAGGAAGCTGCTGCGACGTCTTCTTCCAAATGCAGTTCCTTGATCGCCATCTCCCGCAGCTTGAACTTCTGGATCTTGCCGCTGGCGGTCATCGGGTAGCCCTCCACAAACTTGACGTATTTTGGTACCTTATAGTTGGCAATCTTGCCGCGACAGAACTCCTTGACCTCTTCCTCGGTCATTTCCAGCCCCTTTTTCAGGATTACCGCTGCCATGACCTGTTCACCGTACTTTTTGTCCGGCACGCCGTAGATCTGGACATCGGAGATCTTTGGGTGGGTGTAAAGGAACTCCTCGATCTCTTTGGGATAGATGTTCTCGCCGCCCCGGATGATCATCTGTTTTATCCGGCCGGTGATCTTGCAGTAGCCGTTTTCATCCATGATCGCCAGGTCGCCGGTGTGCAGCCAGTTATCGGCGTCAATCACCTTGGCAGTCTCTTCCGGCATCTTGTAGTAGCCCTTCATGACCATATAGCCACGGGCGCAGAGCTCACCCTGTTTGCCCGGCGGCAGGGTGGCACCGGTTTCGATATCGACAATCTTGACCTCGGCACCCGGGAGAGCCCGTCCCACGGTGGAGACCCGCAGTTCAATCGCATCCTCTGTGCGGGTCTGGGTGATGCCGGGGGACGACTCGGTCTGACCGTAGACACTGGTGATTTCAGTCAGGTTCATATCCCGCACTGCCCGTTTCATGACCTCGATCGGGCAGACCGAACCGGCCATGATGCCGGTGCGCAGGCTGGAGAGATTGAATTTTGAAAATTCAGGATGTTCCAGCTCGGCAATAAACATGGTGGGGACGCCATGCACCGCAGTACATTTTTCAGCCTCAATGGTCTGCAGCACCTTGAGCGGATCAAATATCTCCACCGGTACCATGGCAGAACCGTGGGTGACACAGACCATGGTGGCCAGCACACAACCAAAGCAGTGGAAAAACGGTACCGGAATGCAAAGCCGGTCTTTGTCGGTGAACTTCATGCATTCACCGATCTGGAAACCGTTGTTGGCCAGGTTGTAGTGGGTCAGCATTACCCCTTTGGGGAAGCCGGTGGTGCCGGAGGTGTACTGCATGTTGATGGTGTCGTGGATATCGATGGTCGCCTCAACCGCTGCCAGCTCTTCGTCGGAAACATCCTTGCCCAGCTCGATGATCCGCTCGAAATTCAGCATGCCGGCCGGCGTTTCTTCGCCGATAAAGACCACGGTCTTAAGGAACGGCAGCTTCTCATGGTGCAGTTTGCCCGGTTCGGAATCGTGGATGGAGGGGACCACCTCGGCCAGGGTCTTGACATAGTCGGTATCCTTGAATGACTTGACCATGAACAGGGTGGTGGAATCGGACTG includes these proteins:
- a CDS encoding AMP-binding protein, which codes for MSQAITKPIGAMLDEIAARFPDNDALVYPERGLRYSYKQFNEICRQVAKGLLKLGIKKGDHVSIWAYNVPEWVILQFATPKIGAVLVTVNTAYKSSELEYVLNQSDSTTLFMVKSFKDTDYVKTLAEVVPSIHDSEPGKLHHEKLPFLKTVVFIGEETPAGMLNFERIIELGKDVSDEELAAVEATIDIHDTINMQYTSGTTGFPKGVMLTHYNLANNGFQIGECMKFTDKDRLCIPVPFFHCFGCVLATMVCVTHGSAMVPVEIFDPLKVLQTIEAEKCTAVHGVPTMFIAELEHPEFSKFNLSSLRTGIMAGSVCPIEVMKRAVRDMNLTEITSVYGQTESSPGITQTRTEDAIELRVSTVGRALPGAEVKIVDIETGATLPPGKQGELCARGYMVMKGYYKMPEETAKVIDADNWLHTGDLAIMDENGYCKITGRIKQMIIRGGENIYPKEIEEFLYTHPKISDVQIYGVPDKKYGEQVMAAVILKKGLEMTEEEVKEFCRGKIANYKVPKYVKFVEGYPMTASGKIQKFKLREMAIKELHLEEDVAAAS